The following coding sequences lie in one Candidatus Paceibacterota bacterium genomic window:
- the rplU gene encoding 50S ribosomal protein L21 produces the protein MPTKTPKRKSTKKANSDEFAVISTGGKQYKVAVGDVLNIEKIKGDYKAGDKITFDKVLLVDNGSDTTIGTPYIDGAAVVATLESAGRAKKVTVIKYKQKSRYFKKNGHRQPYFKVKIEALK, from the coding sequence ATGCCCACCAAGACACCCAAAAGAAAAAGTACTAAGAAGGCCAATTCCGATGAATTTGCCGTTATTTCCACAGGTGGCAAACAATACAAAGTTGCCGTGGGTGATGTCCTAAATATTGAGAAGATCAAGGGGGACTACAAAGCGGGAGACAAAATTACTTTTGATAAAGTCTTGCTGGTAGACAATGGATCGGACACCACCATCGGGACACCTTACATTGATGGGGCGGCCGTGGTTGCCACTCTTGAATCAGCCGGGCGAGCCAAGAAAGTAACCGTCATTAAATACAAACAAAAGAGCCGTTATTTTAAGAAGAACGGACATCGACAGCCGTACTTCAAGGTGAAGATTGAGGCGTTGAAATAA